Proteins from a genomic interval of Halomonas alkaliantarctica:
- the glcF gene encoding glycolate oxidase subunit GlcF has product MQTHFTDADLQKPHLQEADRILRTCVHCGFCNATCPTYQLLGDERDGPRGRIYLMKELLESRDDDDQVTEETRLHLDRCLTCLNCETTCPSGVEYHKLLNIGRAEIERRVPRPAGERAQRYALRKMMVEPKRFQALLKLGQTFKPLVPSKLRNKMPAAPVDAGMRPDTNRHTRQVLMLEGCVQPGLSPNTNAATARILDRLGISVTPVAEAGCCGAVDFHLNAQDDGRARMRANIDAWWPYIEQGTEAIVQTASGCGAFVKEYGDMLKDDPDYAIKAQKVSTLAKDIVEILRDEPLDALNVKASQRLAFHCPCTLQHAQKLNGAVEGVLSKLGFALTPVQDGHLCCGSAGTYSITQPELATQLRDNKLNALEAGDPEVIVTANIGCQTHLAGANRTPVRHWVEIVDAALT; this is encoded by the coding sequence ATGCAGACGCACTTTACCGATGCCGACCTTCAGAAGCCGCATCTTCAAGAAGCAGATCGCATTTTGCGTACCTGCGTTCACTGCGGTTTTTGTAACGCCACCTGCCCGACATACCAGCTGTTAGGCGATGAGCGCGATGGCCCCCGCGGGCGTATCTATCTAATGAAGGAGCTGCTGGAGAGCCGTGACGATGACGATCAGGTCACCGAGGAAACACGCCTGCATCTCGATCGCTGCTTGACCTGCCTGAACTGTGAAACCACCTGCCCCTCGGGCGTGGAGTACCACAAGCTGCTCAACATTGGCCGTGCTGAAATTGAGCGCCGCGTGCCCCGCCCAGCAGGTGAGCGGGCCCAGCGCTATGCCCTGCGAAAAATGATGGTTGAGCCTAAACGTTTCCAGGCACTGCTAAAACTGGGGCAAACCTTTAAGCCGCTGGTGCCCAGCAAGCTACGCAATAAAATGCCCGCCGCCCCGGTCGATGCCGGCATGCGCCCTGATACCAACCGCCATACCCGGCAGGTGTTAATGTTGGAAGGCTGCGTACAGCCGGGGCTGTCACCCAATACCAATGCTGCCACCGCGCGGATTCTTGACCGGCTCGGTATTAGCGTAACGCCTGTGGCTGAAGCGGGCTGCTGCGGCGCCGTTGATTTCCACCTCAACGCCCAGGACGACGGACGAGCCCGTATGCGCGCGAACATCGATGCCTGGTGGCCGTACATTGAACAAGGCACCGAAGCCATTGTGCAAACCGCCAGTGGCTGCGGGGCTTTTGTCAAAGAGTATGGCGACATGCTAAAAGATGACCCCGATTACGCTATTAAAGCGCAGAAGGTCAGCACCCTGGCCAAAGATATTGTCGAAATTCTGCGCGATGAGCCGTTAGACGCATTGAACGTTAAAGCGTCACAACGGCTGGCGTTCCACTGCCCTTGTACGCTGCAGCACGCTCAGAAGCTCAACGGTGCGGTCGAAGGCGTGCTGAGCAAGCTTGGTTTTGCGTTAACCCCGGTGCAGGATGGGCATCTTTGCTGCGGCTCGGCAGGCACCTATTCGATCACCCAACCCGAACTGGCCACCCAACTGCGCGACAATAAGCTCAATGCGCTGGAAGCCGGTGACCCAGAGGTGATCGTGACGGCGAATATCGGCTGTCAGACCCACTTGGCGGGCGCCAATCGCACTCCGGTACGCCACTGGGTAGAGATCGTCGATGCGGCGCTCACTTAA
- a CDS encoding heme-binding protein yields the protein MQTKAILAQSDVTNVLDAAQKEADSNSWPVTIAVTDDGGHLLALRRLDGAAPFSAEVATHKARSAALGRKETQVFEEMINGGRTAFVTAPLQGLLSGGVPITVDGHVVGAVGISGVKPDQDVQVAKAGVAAITG from the coding sequence ATGCAAACAAAGGCTATTCTCGCTCAGAGCGATGTGACCAACGTACTCGACGCCGCGCAGAAAGAGGCTGACAGCAACAGCTGGCCGGTGACCATTGCGGTGACCGACGACGGCGGCCACCTGCTGGCATTGCGCCGTCTGGATGGCGCGGCCCCTTTCAGCGCCGAAGTCGCTACGCACAAAGCGCGCAGTGCGGCACTAGGTCGTAAAGAGACCCAGGTATTTGAAGAAATGATTAATGGCGGCCGCACTGCTTTTGTCACCGCCCCGCTGCAAGGCCTGCTTTCAGGCGGCGTACCGATTACGGTTGACGGGCATGTGGTAGGCGCCGTGGGCATTTCCGGCGTAAAACCCGACCAGGATGTGCAGGTTGCCAAAGCAGGTGTTGCCGCGATTACGGGCTAA
- a CDS encoding alpha/beta fold hydrolase, with amino-acid sequence MSHYTLSGYIEVSPRGLKEALKRQPNVAFLVQGMGPLAVHGQARLGRLLFAHGAGAGQQSPFMRQFVTSLTAQGVQVLCIDFPYMQLMQETGKRRPPPPIAQTLAQFAEWYALLDPLFDGPLWIGGKSMGGRVATLFASTQFASTQSPSDQPASEQPFISPVPGVVVAGYPFHPIKAPDKLRLDHWPAIACPMLILQGERDPFGSREEVAGYTLSPNAQLAWLKDGDHDFKPRRFSGVTQTVLIDEATQVAASFVRAHGPGLTRESNALV; translated from the coding sequence GTGTCACATTACACTTTGTCTGGATATATCGAAGTGTCTCCCAGGGGGTTGAAAGAGGCCCTTAAGCGCCAGCCAAATGTTGCTTTCCTGGTGCAGGGCATGGGGCCGTTGGCCGTCCATGGTCAAGCCAGGCTAGGTCGCTTGCTGTTTGCCCATGGTGCCGGGGCGGGCCAGCAGTCTCCTTTCATGCGTCAATTTGTCACCTCTCTGACGGCTCAAGGCGTTCAGGTTCTATGTATTGATTTCCCCTATATGCAACTGATGCAGGAAACCGGCAAACGCCGACCACCGCCACCTATTGCCCAAACTCTTGCCCAGTTTGCCGAGTGGTACGCGCTACTTGATCCCCTGTTTGACGGGCCGCTCTGGATTGGGGGTAAATCGATGGGCGGTCGCGTGGCTACCTTATTTGCCAGTACACAATTTGCCAGTACACAATCTCCCAGTGATCAGCCAGCCAGTGAACAGCCGTTTATTAGCCCGGTGCCCGGTGTGGTGGTGGCAGGTTACCCGTTTCATCCAATCAAGGCGCCTGACAAACTGCGTTTGGATCATTGGCCCGCGATTGCCTGTCCTATGCTGATTTTACAAGGCGAGCGTGATCCTTTCGGTAGTCGGGAGGAGGTTGCAGGCTATACATTGTCACCCAACGCGCAGCTCGCTTGGCTGAAAGATGGCGATCACGATTTTAAGCCGCGGCGCTTTTCTGGCGTGACACAAACGGTTTTGATTGACGAGGCCACCCAGGTTGCGGCATCCTTCGTCCGCGCTCATGGCCCAGGCCTTACGAGAGAGAGCAACGCGCTGGTTTAA
- the ccoN gene encoding cytochrome-c oxidase, cbb3-type subunit I yields the protein MSTAFEHPTYNYKVVRQFAIMTVVWGIVGMTIGVILASQLVWPQLNLGIPWTSFGRLRPLHTNAVIFAFGGSALFATSYYVVQRTCQTRLFSDKLAAFTFWGWQAVIISAVVSLPMGYTTTKEYAELEWPINILIAVVWISYAIVFLMTIKKRTTSHIYVANWFFAAFILTVAVLHIVNNAAIPVTPMYSTSIYAGAVDAMVQWWYGHNAVGFFLTAGFLGMMYYFVPKQAERPIYSYRLSIVHFWALIMIYMWAGPHHLHYTALPNWAQSLGMIMSIILLAPSWGGMINGMMTLSGAWHKLRTDPTLRFLVVALSFYGMSTFEGPMMAIKTVNALSHYTDWTIGHVHSGALGWVAMITIGSMYHLIPRVFGRTAMYSVNLIAVHFWLATIGTVLYIASMWVNGILQGLMWRAINPDGTLMYTFVEAVEASGPGYFVRLIGGLFWVTGMLIMAFNVYMTVKRREAISHSAPQAA from the coding sequence ATGAGCACAGCATTTGAACACCCGACCTACAACTACAAGGTAGTTCGGCAGTTCGCGATTATGACCGTTGTGTGGGGCATTGTGGGGATGACCATTGGTGTCATCCTCGCCTCGCAGCTGGTTTGGCCGCAACTGAACCTTGGCATACCTTGGACTAGCTTTGGGCGCCTGCGTCCGTTACACACTAACGCCGTAATTTTCGCCTTTGGCGGTTCGGCGCTCTTTGCCACGTCGTATTACGTTGTCCAGCGCACCTGTCAGACGAGGCTTTTCTCTGACAAGTTAGCGGCCTTTACGTTCTGGGGCTGGCAAGCGGTCATTATCTCAGCAGTCGTGTCACTGCCTATGGGTTACACCACGACCAAGGAGTACGCTGAGCTAGAATGGCCGATCAATATTTTGATCGCGGTCGTATGGATCAGCTACGCCATTGTCTTCTTAATGACGATCAAAAAACGCACCACGTCGCATATCTATGTGGCGAACTGGTTCTTCGCGGCGTTTATTTTGACCGTTGCTGTGCTACACATCGTGAACAACGCGGCCATCCCTGTAACCCCCATGTACTCCACCTCGATTTACGCCGGTGCGGTGGATGCGATGGTGCAGTGGTGGTACGGACACAACGCGGTAGGCTTCTTCTTGACCGCTGGATTCCTGGGCATGATGTACTACTTCGTGCCGAAACAGGCAGAGCGTCCGATCTACTCCTACCGCCTATCAATCGTCCATTTCTGGGCATTGATCATGATCTACATGTGGGCAGGCCCTCACCACCTGCACTACACCGCACTACCTAACTGGGCACAGTCGCTGGGTATGATCATGTCCATCATTCTGCTGGCTCCCTCCTGGGGCGGCATGATCAACGGCATGATGACCCTGTCAGGGGCTTGGCATAAGCTGCGTACGGATCCGACGCTACGCTTCTTGGTGGTTGCCCTGTCGTTCTACGGCATGTCCACCTTTGAAGGCCCGATGATGGCAATTAAGACCGTCAACGCGCTGTCGCACTACACTGACTGGACCATTGGTCACGTTCACTCTGGTGCGCTTGGCTGGGTCGCAATGATCACCATCGGTTCGATGTACCACCTGATCCCGCGCGTCTTTGGTCGCACGGCAATGTACTCGGTCAACCTGATCGCTGTGCACTTCTGGCTAGCCACGATCGGCACCGTACTGTACATCGCCTCCATGTGGGTTAACGGCATTCTGCAGGGCCTGATGTGGCGTGCGATCAACCCTGACGGCACCTTGATGTACACCTTTGTCGAAGCCGTTGAAGCCAGCGGGCCGGGCTACTTTGTTCGCTTAATCGGCGGCCTCTTCTGGGTCACCGGCATGCTGATCATGGCGTTCAATGTGTACATGACAGTTAAGCGTCGTGAGGCCATCAGCCATTCAGCGCCACAAGCTGCTTAA
- the ccoO gene encoding cytochrome-c oxidase, cbb3-type subunit II, whose protein sequence is MKHEIVEKNVGLLAVLILVVISFGGLAEVVPLLFQKQTTEPVEGLEPLSALELEGRDIYRREGCVGCHSQMVRPFRAETERYGHYNVAGEQVYEHNFLWGSKRTGPDLARVGGRYSDDWHRAHLYNPRDVVPESVMPAYPWLFENTLDGDATPKKMRTLRQLGVPYTDEDIANATDDVSGTQEITALVAYLQQLGTVLEGTR, encoded by the coding sequence ATGAAACACGAGATTGTCGAAAAGAACGTTGGCCTGCTTGCCGTGTTGATCCTTGTCGTGATCAGTTTCGGTGGTTTGGCTGAGGTCGTTCCGCTGCTTTTCCAGAAGCAGACCACCGAGCCGGTTGAAGGCCTGGAGCCGCTGTCGGCGCTTGAGTTGGAAGGCCGGGACATCTACCGCCGTGAAGGTTGTGTGGGCTGTCACTCGCAAATGGTGCGGCCATTCCGCGCCGAAACCGAGCGCTACGGCCACTACAACGTGGCAGGCGAGCAAGTGTATGAGCACAACTTCCTATGGGGCTCTAAGCGTACCGGGCCAGACCTAGCACGTGTTGGCGGTCGCTATAGCGATGATTGGCATCGTGCTCACCTCTACAATCCCCGGGATGTAGTGCCTGAATCGGTGATGCCTGCTTACCCCTGGCTGTTTGAAAACACCCTCGATGGTGATGCCACTCCCAAGAAGATGCGCACGCTGCGTCAACTGGGTGTGCCGTATACCGACGAAGATATCGCCAACGCTACTGACGACGTAAGCGGCACCCAGGAAATCACCGCCTTGGTCGCTTACCTGCAGCAGCTCGGAACCGTGCTCGAGGGCACTCGTTAA
- a CDS encoding cbb3-type cytochrome oxidase subunit 3, translating into MDTGTFRGLITLVLIFAFIGIALWAYSKRRKPDFDEAANLPFADDDEQPTSDKHASRERDSEAHSRDDRGDKNI; encoded by the coding sequence ATGGATACGGGAACTTTTCGCGGTCTCATCACGCTGGTCTTGATTTTCGCTTTTATCGGAATCGCCCTCTGGGCGTATTCCAAGCGACGCAAACCAGATTTCGACGAAGCGGCTAATTTGCCCTTTGCCGACGACGATGAGCAACCGACCAGTGACAAGCACGCTTCGCGTGAACGCGACAGCGAAGCGCATTCCCGCGACGACAGGGGAGATAAGAATATATGA
- the ccoP gene encoding cytochrome-c oxidase, cbb3-type subunit III has product MNNLWGDSLSGFWSAWIIIITLGTIALSVWILLANRRTDKTPDADGNVETTGHAADGIEEYDNPLPKWWFQLFVLTVVFALGYLVLYPGLGNYAGILGWSQEGQWEEEVAQAEERFTPIFAQYQEVPIPELAEDPEAMQVAERIYQNNCAVCHGSNAQGGYGFPNLTDDDWLYGGEPENILTTLNQGRNGNMPSWQQLGQENIGNLTQYVLSLSEEEHDAERAASGESTFGAVCAACHGPSGTGNTALGAPNLTDNTWLYLAPGQDVGDSIRQTLRNGRNGHMPAQAAYIGEERVHLVAAYVYSLRLAE; this is encoded by the coding sequence ATGAATAATTTATGGGGTGACTCCCTATCCGGCTTCTGGAGCGCCTGGATCATTATCATTACACTTGGCACGATTGCGCTAAGCGTATGGATACTGCTGGCTAACCGGCGCACCGACAAGACGCCTGACGCAGACGGCAACGTAGAAACCACCGGCCACGCCGCCGATGGCATCGAAGAGTATGACAACCCACTGCCGAAGTGGTGGTTCCAGCTATTCGTCTTGACGGTAGTTTTTGCGCTGGGCTACTTGGTGCTTTACCCCGGCTTGGGCAACTACGCAGGGATACTAGGCTGGTCGCAGGAGGGTCAGTGGGAAGAGGAAGTCGCTCAGGCGGAAGAACGCTTTACGCCGATTTTTGCCCAGTATCAGGAAGTGCCTATTCCTGAGCTTGCTGAAGATCCCGAAGCGATGCAGGTCGCAGAGCGGATTTACCAGAATAACTGTGCGGTGTGTCACGGTTCCAACGCACAGGGCGGTTACGGCTTCCCTAACCTGACCGATGACGACTGGCTGTACGGCGGCGAACCTGAAAATATTCTGACCACCCTCAACCAAGGCCGTAACGGCAATATGCCTTCTTGGCAGCAGTTGGGGCAGGAGAATATTGGGAACCTGACGCAATATGTTCTGTCCCTTTCTGAAGAAGAGCACGACGCTGAGCGCGCAGCGAGCGGCGAAAGCACCTTCGGGGCGGTATGTGCAGCCTGCCACGGCCCCAGCGGCACGGGTAACACGGCTCTCGGCGCACCCAACCTGACAGATAACACCTGGCTTTATCTGGCACCCGGCCAGGATGTCGGTGACTCTATCCGTCAAACACTGCGTAACGGCCGTAACGGCCATATGCCTGCACAAGCGGCCTATATCGGTGAAGAACGTGTTCATCTGGTCGCGGCCTACGTGTATAGCCTGCGCTTAGCGGAATGA
- the ccoG gene encoding cytochrome c oxidase accessory protein CcoG, protein MEKIPSQDVTPNPVGHHTPSETVTREMYAKRRHIYVREIKGVFQKLRRSANWALMLAFFLLPWINIGGRPLILFDLPNREFHIFSATFYPQEFILLSWLLIICAFGLFFITVFAGRVWCGYTCPQSVWTFLFIWLEHRIEGTRNRRIKLDNQPMSADKAWRKVAKHTAWLLIALATGITFVGYFTPIRDLVAELPTFEAHGWSYFWVGFFLVFTYLNAGWLREQVCIYMCPYARFQSVMFDRDTLIVSYDESRGEPRGHRKKNLSHLEAREAGYGDCIDCDLCVQVCPTGIDIRDGLQYECITCAACIDACDSVMDKMGYPRGLVRYTTENALEGKKSHILRPRLLAYFAALLVMIGTFVWAVNDRMPLDFEAERERTQLYQMTRGGQISNVFSLTIRNLDDQDHTYQLSVAGLPSLTLDSSTISVPAGESRFEAVTVNADPDDLQQPSHPIVFTLQAQQDADIHLERETSFLGNIRR, encoded by the coding sequence ATGGAAAAGATACCAAGCCAAGACGTCACGCCGAACCCGGTAGGGCATCACACTCCCTCTGAAACGGTTACCCGGGAAATGTACGCCAAGCGTCGCCACATTTATGTGCGCGAAATCAAAGGCGTTTTCCAGAAGCTTCGGCGCAGTGCCAACTGGGCGTTAATGCTGGCATTTTTCCTATTACCCTGGATTAACATTGGTGGTCGGCCGTTAATTCTCTTCGACCTACCTAATCGTGAATTTCATATTTTTAGCGCCACGTTTTACCCACAGGAGTTCATACTGCTGTCGTGGTTACTGATTATCTGCGCCTTTGGGCTGTTCTTCATAACCGTTTTTGCTGGCCGGGTATGGTGTGGCTACACCTGCCCGCAAAGCGTTTGGACCTTCCTGTTTATTTGGCTTGAACATCGCATTGAAGGCACGCGCAATCGGCGCATAAAGCTCGACAACCAACCGATGAGTGCCGACAAAGCTTGGCGCAAAGTGGCCAAGCACACCGCCTGGCTGCTCATAGCCCTCGCTACCGGCATCACCTTTGTGGGTTACTTCACGCCCATTCGTGATTTAGTGGCGGAATTGCCCACCTTTGAGGCCCATGGCTGGTCCTACTTCTGGGTTGGCTTTTTCCTGGTATTTACTTACCTCAACGCGGGTTGGCTGCGCGAGCAGGTGTGCATCTACATGTGCCCCTACGCGCGTTTCCAATCGGTCATGTTTGACCGCGACACATTGATCGTCTCCTACGATGAATCACGGGGCGAACCCCGTGGCCATCGCAAAAAAAACCTGAGCCATTTAGAAGCCCGCGAGGCAGGCTATGGCGACTGTATCGATTGCGACCTTTGCGTGCAGGTCTGCCCCACCGGTATCGATATCCGAGACGGGCTACAGTATGAGTGCATAACCTGCGCTGCGTGTATTGATGCCTGCGACAGCGTGATGGATAAAATGGGCTACCCACGCGGCTTGGTGCGTTACACCACCGAAAATGCTCTTGAAGGTAAAAAGAGCCATATTTTGCGACCTCGCTTACTGGCTTACTTCGCAGCTCTGTTGGTAATGATCGGCACCTTTGTCTGGGCTGTTAACGACCGCATGCCACTAGACTTTGAGGCCGAGCGAGAACGTACCCAGCTTTACCAAATGACTCGCGGCGGCCAGATTAGCAATGTGTTTAGCCTGACCATTCGTAACCTCGATGATCAAGACCACACCTACCAGCTAAGCGTTGCTGGATTGCCTAGTCTCACTCTAGACAGCAGTACGATTAGTGTACCTGCAGGGGAGTCGCGCTTCGAAGCCGTCACCGTGAACGCCGATCCCGACGATTTACAGCAACCCAGCCATCCCATTGTATTCACGCTGCAGGCTCAACAGGATGCGGATATTCACCTCGAGCGCGAAACCAGCTTCCTGGGCAATATTAGGAGATAA
- a CDS encoding FixH family protein — translation MSSLPSGDKVTPWYKQFWPWFLIGILLSSIMFSITYAVMSVKSFDGMVVQEDYYRHGKAINMVLAKQDRARELNLSADLRLDPLTSDIVIDLSGDARPDKLYLDLIFPTEDDRDQSFVLEHVREGRYITQGPDNLRYRWYLQIQPAQEDAEWRLTGEATFPDENSVALLPGGRTESE, via the coding sequence ATGTCATCCCTACCTTCTGGCGATAAGGTGACGCCTTGGTATAAACAGTTTTGGCCGTGGTTTTTAATCGGCATTCTGCTCTCGTCCATAATGTTTAGTATTACCTATGCCGTTATGTCGGTTAAGAGCTTCGATGGCATGGTTGTTCAGGAGGATTATTACAGGCATGGTAAAGCCATCAATATGGTGCTTGCCAAGCAAGACCGTGCCCGAGAGTTAAACCTAAGTGCAGATTTACGCCTTGATCCACTCACCAGCGATATTGTGATTGATTTAAGCGGCGATGCACGTCCAGACAAACTCTATTTGGATCTCATATTCCCGACCGAAGATGATCGCGATCAATCCTTCGTACTTGAGCATGTTCGTGAAGGCCGCTACATCACCCAAGGCCCAGATAATCTTCGCTACCGCTGGTATCTACAGATTCAGCCTGCGCAAGAAGATGCAGAATGGCGCCTTACCGGTGAGGCTACGTTCCCCGATGAAAACAGCGTCGCGCTACTACCAGGAGGGCGTACAGAAAGCGAATGA
- a CDS encoding heavy metal translocating P-type ATPase, whose product MSNDAPCYHCGNPVPAGAPWSITLDDHAHPLCCPGCEAVAHAIVDGGLESYYRYRTELPERPDERQAAKADTWSVFDDPGLQAQFVHPDGDEGNVKATLAIEGITCAACAWLIEHRLNALTGVASSAVNLTHHRLRVSWDPQQLKLSQLLAELAAIGYDAQPYEPDQAQTRMQHEERMNVRRLIIAAVGMMQVMMFSIPIYVSGPGEISDDFYALFHWLSFALATPVVFFSAQPFFRNALRDLRTGVLGMDVPVSLAIGGAYLASSYAVLFNVGEVYFDSVAMFTFFLLFGRYVEGRARRRSGHSGNALSGVLPISATRLESDGSERILPASELSPGDRVLIKPGHGVPADGIIEEGESSLDESMLTGEYLPVTRRVGDPITGGSQNMENPLVIRVTHAGRDARVAGIVDLTDRAFASRPRLAQMAERMAHLFVLRLLIVTACVTIAWWFIDPSRMLWVLLSVLVVTCPCALALATPAALTAGHGQLRKRGVLITRADAMETLSKVTRVIFDKTGTLTRGEMYLTQTQTLGELTAERARAVAAALEANSEHPIARAFRPFRDATLQAKDIHSYTGQGLEGSLNDARWRLGKPEFALEGGIAAPAKGQWLLLSEDGVPRAWFGLHDGIRDDAAATIKALQAQGLSVELLSGDTQDAVESLADQLNIATWHAGTSPEGKLARMKELQAAGETVVMIGDGINDVPVLAGADVAIAMNGATDLARTRADAVLLSPRLMRIFEAIEISRATRRIMRQNMIWSVCYNFSALPLAAMGLVPPWLAAIGMSLSSLVVVGNALRLSRWRTQPAPTLDTSTPVTA is encoded by the coding sequence ATGAGCAACGACGCGCCCTGCTACCACTGCGGTAACCCGGTGCCCGCTGGGGCTCCCTGGTCGATTACCCTTGATGATCATGCCCACCCGCTCTGCTGTCCCGGCTGCGAAGCGGTGGCCCATGCCATCGTCGACGGTGGTTTAGAAAGTTACTACCGCTACCGCACCGAACTGCCCGAACGACCGGATGAGCGCCAGGCTGCCAAGGCCGATACCTGGTCGGTGTTTGACGACCCCGGCCTGCAGGCGCAGTTTGTTCACCCCGACGGTGATGAGGGCAATGTCAAAGCTACCCTCGCCATCGAAGGCATTACCTGTGCCGCCTGTGCCTGGCTGATCGAACACCGTTTAAATGCCTTAACCGGCGTTGCCTCCAGCGCGGTGAATTTAACTCACCACCGTCTGCGGGTGAGCTGGGATCCCCAGCAGTTAAAACTCTCACAACTGCTGGCCGAACTTGCCGCCATTGGCTACGACGCCCAGCCCTACGAGCCAGACCAGGCTCAGACGCGCATGCAGCACGAAGAGCGTATGAACGTGCGTCGGCTAATCATCGCCGCTGTCGGCATGATGCAGGTGATGATGTTCTCTATCCCAATCTATGTCTCCGGCCCCGGTGAAATCAGCGACGACTTCTACGCGCTGTTTCACTGGCTCTCCTTTGCACTAGCCACGCCGGTGGTGTTTTTTTCCGCCCAGCCGTTTTTCCGCAACGCCCTGCGCGACCTGCGCACTGGCGTACTGGGTATGGACGTACCGGTCTCGTTAGCCATTGGTGGCGCTTATCTTGCCAGCAGCTATGCCGTGCTATTCAACGTCGGCGAGGTCTATTTTGACTCGGTAGCCATGTTCACCTTCTTTTTACTGTTTGGCCGCTACGTGGAAGGCCGTGCCAGACGCCGCAGCGGGCATAGCGGCAATGCACTGAGCGGCGTACTGCCGATTTCGGCCACGCGGTTAGAAAGCGATGGCAGCGAGCGCATTCTGCCCGCCAGCGAACTTTCCCCCGGTGATCGCGTATTGATCAAGCCCGGCCATGGCGTGCCCGCCGATGGCATCATCGAGGAGGGCGAATCGAGCCTGGACGAATCGATGTTGACCGGTGAATACCTACCGGTTACTCGCCGGGTGGGCGACCCGATTACTGGCGGTAGCCAAAACATGGAAAACCCTCTGGTAATCAGGGTGACCCATGCCGGGCGCGATGCCCGGGTAGCGGGTATCGTCGACCTTACCGACCGTGCCTTTGCCAGCCGTCCGCGGCTAGCCCAGATGGCTGAACGTATGGCGCACCTATTCGTGCTACGCCTGCTAATAGTCACAGCCTGCGTGACTATCGCCTGGTGGTTTATCGACCCCTCAAGGATGCTCTGGGTGCTACTTTCGGTGTTAGTGGTGACTTGCCCCTGCGCTCTGGCGCTGGCCACCCCAGCGGCACTAACCGCTGGTCACGGCCAGTTGCGAAAGCGCGGCGTATTGATTACCCGAGCCGATGCCATGGAGACGCTCTCTAAGGTTACCCGGGTGATTTTTGATAAAACCGGCACCCTGACCCGCGGCGAGATGTACCTTACCCAAACCCAGACTCTTGGCGAACTCACCGCCGAGCGAGCCCGGGCAGTTGCTGCCGCTCTTGAGGCCAACTCGGAACACCCGATCGCCCGAGCCTTTCGACCGTTCCGCGATGCTACCCTGCAAGCCAAAGACATTCACAGCTACACCGGGCAGGGGCTCGAAGGCAGCTTAAACGACGCCCGATGGCGGTTGGGCAAGCCCGAATTTGCATTGGAGGGGGGCATAGCGGCGCCTGCCAAAGGCCAGTGGCTGCTGCTTAGCGAAGATGGTGTGCCCCGTGCCTGGTTTGGCCTGCACGACGGCATTCGCGATGACGCTGCCGCCACGATTAAAGCCCTCCAGGCCCAAGGTTTAAGCGTGGAGCTACTCTCCGGTGACACCCAGGATGCCGTGGAAAGCCTGGCTGATCAGCTCAACATCGCCACTTGGCACGCAGGCACCAGCCCGGAAGGCAAGCTGGCACGGATGAAGGAGCTTCAGGCCGCAGGCGAAACCGTCGTGATGATTGGTGACGGCATCAACGACGTGCCGGTGTTAGCCGGAGCCGATGTCGCGATTGCAATGAATGGCGCAACGGATCTGGCCCGCACCCGCGCGGACGCGGTGCTACTCAGCCCGCGCCTGATGCGTATTTTTGAGGCCATCGAGATTTCCCGCGCCACCCGGCGTATCATGCGCCAGAATATGATTTGGTCAGTGTGCTACAACTTTTCGGCGCTGCCGCTGGCAGCAATGGGGCTGGTGCCGCCCTGGCTAGCCGCGATTGGTATGTCGCTGAGTTCGTTAGTGGTAGTGGGTAATGCGCTGCGACTGTCTCGCTGGCGCACCCAGCCTGCGCCAACGCTCGACACTTCAACACCGGTAACCGCATGA
- the ccoS gene encoding cbb3-type cytochrome oxidase assembly protein CcoS: MTILYLLIPLSLILLGLAVWAFFWAVKNDQFDDLEGPAYRILFDEDENDLSPEQRQKTKQKSAAPTDQDTPDDPEPRS; the protein is encoded by the coding sequence ATGACGATTCTATACCTGCTCATTCCACTCTCGCTGATTTTGCTCGGCCTCGCCGTCTGGGCGTTTTTCTGGGCGGTGAAAAATGATCAGTTCGACGACTTAGAAGGCCCGGCATACCGCATTCTATTTGATGAGGATGAAAACGACCTCAGCCCCGAGCAGCGCCAGAAAACCAAGCAAAAATCTGCTGCGCCAACTGATCAAGACACACCCGACGACCCAGAGCCCCGTTCATGA